The Alphaproteobacteria bacterium genomic interval TGCGGACCAGACTCGCAAACGGGTTCTTCAAACACCAATGCTTCGACGGCCTCCAGGTCGCACAAGCTTTTTATACACATGTTTGCGAATTTGGTCATTCCTTTTAAGTCCGACCCTTTTAGGTGGTGGGAAACTCGCAATGACGGAGGATGGGTTGTCATTCCTTTTAAGCCGGCCCATCTAGATGGTGGACAACTCGCAATGAAGCGTATCTTATAAAAATTCAACCCATTTCACGACACATTAAGAAACTGAAGCCAATATACCAAAATACGGCAAAGACTTTAATCTATGTTTTGAATAAAAAATATAATCATTATCATCTTCAAAATACATAAATTATTTCAATACAAAATATAAATATGTTGACAATAGGACACGATATATGTCATAATAAGCTATACAGAAATAGATTTTAGATTCAAAATATACTATAATCTATATGAAGTGCAGTATTATTTTGTCATTTCAACAACAAAAGAATGGTTAATAAAAATGAGCAACGAAAAAAGCCACAATCTTCAAGATGTTTTTTTAAACAACATTCGTAAAAATAAAGTCCCCGTGACCATATTTCTTGTAAATGGTGTTAAATTACAAGGGATTGTCACTTGGTTTGATAATTTTTCCATGCTTCTTCGTCGTGATTATCAGGTTCAATTGGTATACAAACATGCCATTTCAACCATCATGCCAGGACAAAATCTCACCCTTCAAGATCAAGATGGTGAAGATTCAATGGCAACGTACGAAAAGCCTATTGAATAAAATTTAAAATCCATTACTCTTAAGGTGCGATAACTAAGAATTTTTAGGTTGATACGTCGTCATTCTTCGCTCATATATGAAGAATATACGTCGCTCATCATTCCTTGTCTGAACTCAAAAAATTCTTAGTTATAAAGCAAGGCGCTTTAAGAGTTTTAGGTGGCCTTTAATCATTATTATTTGAGGTCGAATTGAATCCTACAAAATCCTCGACAGGGCGCGTTATCGTCCTATGCCCCGATTTTAAATCAATCAGATTAAGTCCCACAAAAAAAAGACGCTTACCTGCAGCACAATTAGAGGAAGCAAAAGGCTTAGCACTTGCTATTAATCTTGAAGTTTTATGGTCCGAAGTTATTTCCATTCAAAAACCAAATGCCGGCCACCTTTTTGGCACAGGCACCCTTGATCGCATTAAATCCCTTATTGACTCTTATGATAATGATGATAAAAAAGTTGATATTGTTTATATCGATTCTCCTTTAACGCCTATTCAACAGCGTAATCTTGAAGAATTTTTAAAAATTAAAGTTATTGACCGCACAGGACTTATTTTAGAAATTTTTGGTGATCGCGCCCAAACCCATGAAGGCACCCTCCAAGTAGAGCTTGCCGCCCTCACCTATCAACGCAGCCGCTTGGTCAAATCCTGGACCCATCTAGAGCGTCAACGTGGTGGAATGGGGACCGTTGGTGGCCCCGGTGAAACGCAATTAGAACTTGATCGTCGTATGATTGACGATCGCATCATTATCATCAAAAAAGATCTTGAAACCGTCAAACGCACACGTGGACTTCAGCGCAAATCACGACAACGCGTCCCCTACCCTGTGGTTGTTTTGGTTGGTTATACCAATGCTGGAAAGTCCACACTTTTCAACCGATTAACAGGAGCTGATGTTTTTGAAAAAGACATGCTTTTTGCAACGCTTGACCCCACCATGCGTCTTATTAAATTACCCTCTGGCCAAAAAATTATTTTATCAGACACGGTTGGGTTTATTTCCGATTTACCGACTCATCTTATTGCAGCTTTTAGGGCAACGCTTGAAGAAGCCATGGAAGCTGATCTCATCATGCATGTTCGCGATATATCTCATCCAAATAGCGATGCACAACGCGAAGACGTGATAGACGTCTTACGTTCTTTAGAACTTCCAGATGAAATTATTGTTTCAGCTTTTGAAGTGCTTAATAAATGTGACTTACTTGATGAAGAACAGCAAAATGCATTACAATCCCACGACAATCAATTTGCCGTTTCAGCGCTTACAGGATTTGGCATAAAAGATTTATTGCAGCACATTGACACATATCTTTTACGAGATACGAAAGAGTTGACGCTTGATATTCCTAATGAAAACGGTGCCATGATCGCTTGGATTTACGAACATGGCTTTGTCTTGGATCGAGAAGACTCAGATGTTGCAACCCACCTACATTTTCGAATCAACGAAAAAGAATTCAATAGATTACAACAGAAATTTAATGTTGATTAAATTAATCTTCAAGCGCAACTGCAGAAAGCAATTCGCGGGCTGCACTTATCCGTCCAGGACATAAGGGCGCTGCATCACTATGATCAGGCTTATGGATTTGTTTTTGAACTTGACCTAATTTAATATTGATTTTTGATCCACCAGCTGGCTTCAAAAAATCACCTATTTTCATTAATCCACAAATTAACTTTTCAAATTGGCTCCACTTTACTTCTTGATTTACAGAAGGATCCATAATCGCATCAAAAGTTTCTCTTTGCTTAGTTTTTAATTTAGACAAAGAAGCAGGTAACACATCTTTTTCTTCTTCAATATGTCCATCTGCTTGCTGACGATTTTTTAACAACCTTTTATCTAAACTTTTTTGGCGCTCTACTTCGATTATTTGCTGATAATCAAAAACAAATTCTTCAGAATCTGAGTCTTCTTCTTTCTCTTCAACATCCTCTATACCTTCAACAAGCGCAGCTGAAGATTCAAAAGTAGATACATCTGCGTTTTTTTCTTTTGAGACTGATGCAAGAAATAATTTTGCAGTATCAAGATAGTTTTGGTCTGTATCAAGATTTGAATTTGCCCATAAAACAACTTGTTCAAAATATTTCTTCGCATTTTTAATGTTTAATTCAGAAGATTTCATTAACTCAATCATTCCAAGAAAAAATGCTGCATTTGAATTTTGTGTAGCATAATAAATTTCAAATATTTTTTGTGCTGCAGCAACGTTCTTTTTACATCCTTTACCAAAAAGTTTGCAAAGAGCAAGATTAAAATCTGAAAAAGGCACTTTCATTTTAGTTGCCAATTCATAAAAATGATAAGCTTCTTTGTTAAATTCTCCACCTAAATAAAAACAACACTTTGCTAAACTATCAACTATATCTGAATCAAAAGGTTTCAATAAATACGCTATCTTTAACAAATCATATGCTTTTTTGTAATCTTTTTCACAACCACATCCATTAATATAGGCTAAAGCCAGATTGTAAAAACATAAATAATGATTCGGATTTTGAGCATTTGCCATTGCACACGCTTTTAGATAACATTCAAACGATTTTTTAAAATTAAGCTCTTGATCATAAATAAACCCAAGTTTATTCGCAGCATGGCAATAAGTTTCACTAGATTCTTTTAACAAAAGAAGAAGTTCTTCATCATTGAATTGACCTAAAATAAAACCATCTTGAATAAATGAAAATTTAAAAAATTTAGCAATATTTTTATCATCTAATTTACCATGATGAATAACATAATCTAAAGATTTAGAAAAAATTTCTTGTTTTAGATCTGATATTTTAAATAACTTCTGAATAATAGTGATAATTGTATGAGATAAATTAACTCTCATTTCATTTGTATTAAATTCAGAGAAATCGTCTTCTATTTTCAGAACATCTTCAACGAAATTAATATGCTGCTGGATCATAGCTTCATTTTCTGATATTAATTTTTTTCTTATCTCATTATATTGTAAAAATAAACAATTAGTAAAACCTAAATAATCTCCAGCATTTTTTGCTTTATTATACCAATATAAAGCTTTCTTGTTATCTTTATTTAATACATTTACTTTATGCATTTCATCTTTCTGATTATTATCAAAAAAATTACCCATCAACAAAGCGTAAGCCCCACCATCTTTTAATTCATAGGCAGCTTTATAGACACAAACTAAAATATCGTTATCTCTCAATGGGTTACGACCATCAGGTGGATTTAAATCTGTAATAAGAAACAAATAATCTTTTAAAACTCTGTCATATGCTTCCTGGTTCCCTAAATGAGCAGCTCTAACTAACCAAAGACTTTCAGCAACAGGATCTTTTTTTGATTTACACATATTAGCGATTTTCAACTCGCCTTCACCCCTTGATGGAAATCTTTCTAAAAACTGTGCATATAAATTATGCTGTTCATAGCCGCTTCTATCCAAATAACCTTTCTGTAAAGCACTTATATAAATATCACGATCTGCGTATTGTAATGAAGCGTCATAATAAGACTTAGGCGCAAAAAGGGTAAACCTCTTTCTTAACTCAGTATTTTCGGCAAGTTGTGCTAGAATAATTGTAGAACGCGCATTAGATTTATTATGTAAGTTTATTAAATTTTTAATTATATTTTTCAATCTATTTTCAATTTTTTTTCTTTTATTTTTATTTGCTGAGATTAATTTAGCATTATATTTCAAAAACAACTGATAACATTCTGAAGCTTTTAAAAAATTTTCAGAACTTTTACTCGTTGTATCTTCAAGTTTTTGCAATTCATCTGTATTCCAAAATTCTTTTTGTTCAACATTAATCTTATTAGTTGATATCAGATGATGAATATAAGCATTACCCCTTAAATCATGATGCTGATAACATATAAAAAATTCATCATAAGCTTCGATATATAGTTTTTGCTCAAATAATTCAGCAGCTTCCTTGAAACCTGCAAATGAAGCTATTGAAAAAGAAAGTGTAAAGGCAAAAAATGCCATAATAATTTTTTTCATTTCAAATCCTATGTATTAAAATTAGAAAGTAGCAATAACATAATTTCATAAAAAATCAATAAAATTAAATGTAAAGTTAATAATTTTATTAAGTAAATTTTAATAAAAAAGCCATGATCGCTTAAATTTACGAACATGGTTTTGTCTTAAACAATGAAAATTTAGAGATTACTACCCATCTATATTTTCGAATGAACGAAAAAGAATTCAACTACTGCAACAGTAATTTAAAGTTGATTAGCCTACTTTTCAATCACAGCAGCCGAAAGCAATTCCCGCGCATCTTTAATGCGTCCAGGACATAAAGATGCCGCTTTACGATGTTCAGGTATATCGATTTGTTTTTGAACCTGACCTAATTTAATATTAATTTTCGATCCGCCAGCTGGCTTAAGAAAATCACCTTTTTTCATTAATCCACAAATTAACTTTTCAAATTGACTCCACTTTATTTCTTGATTTACAGCAGGGTCCATAATCGCATCAAAAATTTGTCTTTCCTTAGGTTTTAATTTAGATAAAGAAGCAGGTAAAACATTTTCTTCTTCAAGCTGCCCATCTAACTGCTGACGATTTTTTAACAACCTTTTATCTAAACTTTTTTGACGTTCTACTTCGATTATTTGCTGATAGTCTATATATGGTTCATCATATTCACCCTCTATATTATTAGCTTCAACATTATTAGCTTCAACATTTAAGATATCGCTATTAGATGCTTGCAATGGATTTTTACCAGCTTCAGAACCATCCAATTCATCTAAAATTTCATCTGAAAAAAACAATTTTATCTCTGCTAAAAAAGCTTGATCAAGCTCTGAATTTGGATCAGCCCATGAAATTAAATTGTCAAAATATTTCTGAGCACTAT includes:
- the hflX gene encoding GTPase HflX, translating into MNPTKSSTGRVIVLCPDFKSIRLSPTKKRRLPAAQLEEAKGLALAINLEVLWSEVISIQKPNAGHLFGTGTLDRIKSLIDSYDNDDKKVDIVYIDSPLTPIQQRNLEEFLKIKVIDRTGLILEIFGDRAQTHEGTLQVELAALTYQRSRLVKSWTHLERQRGGMGTVGGPGETQLELDRRMIDDRIIIIKKDLETVKRTRGLQRKSRQRVPYPVVVLVGYTNAGKSTLFNRLTGADVFEKDMLFATLDPTMRLIKLPSGQKIILSDTVGFISDLPTHLIAAFRATLEEAMEADLIMHVRDISHPNSDAQREDVIDVLRSLELPDEIIVSAFEVLNKCDLLDEEQQNALQSHDNQFAVSALTGFGIKDLLQHIDTYLLRDTKELTLDIPNENGAMIAWIYEHGFVLDREDSDVATHLHFRINEKEFNRLQQKFNVD
- the hfq gene encoding RNA chaperone Hfq, producing MSNEKSHNLQDVFLNNIRKNKVPVTIFLVNGVKLQGIVTWFDNFSMLLRRDYQVQLVYKHAISTIMPGQNLTLQDQDGEDSMATYEKPIE